From a region of the Pontixanthobacter gangjinensis genome:
- a CDS encoding DUF6629 family protein yields the protein MRADQDGGTGTICFSATASFGLSAGLFGIGALTLRRATAARELPYAAIPMLLAVQQAIEGALWLVLPEQLDGILQEDRALVTIYLVFANVLWPIFVPTAVWLIESSVVHRKRIMIPLVAGAATSLFYGAALIMQPVSAEISGSHIDYHLPHSYDLAAFALYAIATCLAPLLSSHKLVRLFGLALIISMIFAYALYTVWFASVWCFFAALLSVVVFFYFVRRDVPGTIAETVRQ from the coding sequence ATGCGCGCTGATCAAGATGGGGGGACCGGTACCATTTGTTTTTCTGCCACTGCCAGCTTTGGCCTGAGTGCCGGGCTATTCGGAATCGGGGCCCTGACCTTACGGCGGGCAACTGCCGCGCGAGAGCTGCCCTATGCCGCAATTCCGATGCTTTTGGCGGTTCAGCAAGCAATAGAAGGGGCTTTGTGGCTGGTTCTGCCCGAGCAGTTGGATGGAATTCTGCAAGAAGACAGGGCTTTGGTTACCATCTATCTAGTATTTGCAAATGTACTGTGGCCTATTTTTGTGCCGACGGCGGTTTGGTTGATTGAATCGAGCGTGGTCCATCGCAAGCGGATTATGATCCCGTTGGTTGCTGGTGCGGCGACTAGTCTGTTTTATGGTGCTGCTTTGATTATGCAGCCTGTTTCAGCCGAGATTTCAGGAAGCCATATTGATTACCATCTGCCGCATTCTTACGATCTGGCGGCATTCGCGTTGTATGCCATTGCGACCTGTCTTGCGCCGCTTTTATCCAGCCACAAGCTGGTCCGGCTATTTGGTCTTGCACTCATCATTTCCATGATCTTTGCATATGCTTTGTACACGGTCTGGTTCGCATCGGTTTGGTGTTTTTTCGCCGCACTTTTGAGCGTTGTGGTCTTTTTCTATTTTGTGAGGCGCGACGTTCCCGGCACCATCGCCGAAACAGTTCGTCAATAA
- a CDS encoding BlaI/MecI/CopY family transcriptional regulator, whose amino-acid sequence MPKTGNQAQNRPDRISDAEHAVMEALWRRNPITASEVCDDVCETRDWSMATVKTLLSRLVAKQAVATKPDGRRFLYTPLLERTHYTGAESRRLVDRLFGGRAAPLFAQLAESEALTEDDITEMEALLKELRK is encoded by the coding sequence ATGCCCAAGACCGGCAATCAAGCGCAAAACAGGCCCGACCGGATTAGCGATGCAGAACATGCTGTGATGGAGGCGTTGTGGCGCCGTAATCCTATTACAGCTTCTGAAGTTTGCGATGATGTTTGCGAGACGCGCGACTGGAGCATGGCGACTGTCAAAACGCTTCTGTCGCGGCTTGTGGCGAAGCAGGCGGTTGCGACCAAGCCTGATGGTCGACGGTTCCTTTATACACCTTTGCTGGAACGCACTCATTATACCGGAGCGGAGTCGCGCCGCTTGGTCGACCGATTGTTCGGAGGCCGCGCTGCGCCGCTGTTCGCTCAGCTGGCCGAATCCGAGGCTTTAACCGAGGACGACATCACCGAGATGGAAGCCTTGTTAAAGGAGCTGCGCAAATGA
- a CDS encoding M56 family metallopeptidase yields MSVWLIDTLVWTAALIAAVLVLRRPVARIFGPNVAYALWAIPLLRLVLPPITLPAWLAAAVETPADAGLTIIITTRQAMEAAPTTPAAGFDWTLLASGIWLAGITVFLIARFSAYFRMRRELLENAHPVGESGQVRIVETPGTNSPIAFGIIDKVIALPEGFMALTDRTERDLALEHELAHHKAGDLIANFAVQPLFAFHWFNPLGWYGWRAMRRDQEAACDARVMSARGQADRATYAAIIANYAAGPNIALAAPMACPVIGEKSIIHRLRSLTMKDITPRRRVAGRLMMGAALLALPLTASITYAESISAPAAPAAPSAPGALAPLAPPAPPVPPVPPLGLSLQAASDAPNMSDGDADVYVFETETTDENGDATKSRVERRHKVIFAGDGEKMSAEEREEMMKELREQLADVDVEVRKAMEEVRVAVIEMKGEDGNTKIEMECTDDKESGEWKTDDGKRIIRICKSEIMASALTGLKAAREAIADNPEMAPDMRAEVLKALDQKIGNWGKEG; encoded by the coding sequence ATGAGTGTCTGGCTTATCGATACGCTTGTCTGGACTGCGGCACTTATTGCTGCCGTATTGGTTCTTCGCCGCCCCGTGGCGCGGATTTTCGGACCCAATGTTGCTTATGCGCTTTGGGCAATTCCATTGCTGCGCTTGGTGCTTCCGCCGATTACCCTGCCAGCATGGCTAGCCGCGGCGGTCGAAACGCCCGCTGACGCTGGCCTCACCATCATCATAACCACTCGTCAGGCGATGGAAGCCGCGCCAACCACCCCAGCTGCGGGTTTTGACTGGACGCTGCTAGCCTCAGGAATTTGGCTTGCCGGTATCACCGTATTCCTCATTGCCCGCTTCAGTGCCTATTTCCGGATGCGCCGCGAATTACTTGAAAATGCGCATCCCGTGGGTGAGTCAGGCCAAGTGCGCATTGTCGAGACACCCGGCACGAATTCCCCGATTGCGTTTGGCATCATCGATAAAGTCATCGCGTTGCCCGAGGGGTTTATGGCTCTGACTGACCGGACCGAACGCGATTTGGCGCTGGAGCATGAATTGGCGCACCACAAAGCAGGCGATTTGATTGCCAATTTTGCGGTGCAACCTTTGTTCGCATTTCACTGGTTCAACCCGCTTGGCTGGTATGGCTGGCGTGCGATGCGCCGCGATCAGGAGGCTGCTTGCGATGCGCGTGTGATGTCTGCTCGCGGCCAAGCCGACCGCGCGACCTATGCTGCCATTATCGCCAATTACGCCGCCGGTCCCAATATCGCGCTCGCCGCGCCGATGGCCTGCCCGGTGATTGGAGAGAAAAGCATTATCCACCGTTTGAGGAGCCTTACTATGAAAGATATTACCCCGCGCCGCCGCGTTGCCGGACGCCTGATGATGGGGGCAGCGCTGCTGGCTCTACCACTCACTGCGTCGATCACTTATGCCGAATCCATCAGTGCACCTGCGGCCCCAGCCGCACCGAGTGCGCCAGGAGCGCTTGCACCGCTCGCCCCGCCAGCACCGCCGGTCCCCCCGGTTCCACCGCTGGGGTTGAGTTTGCAAGCTGCTTCTGATGCGCCCAACATGTCAGATGGAGATGCTGATGTGTATGTCTTCGAAACGGAGACAACCGATGAGAATGGGGATGCGACCAAGTCACGCGTCGAACGCCGCCACAAGGTGATCTTCGCTGGCGATGGCGAAAAGATGTCTGCTGAAGAGCGAGAGGAGATGATGAAAGAGCTCCGTGAACAGCTTGCTGATGTGGATGTCGAAGTCCGCAAAGCCATGGAAGAAGTCCGCGTGGCAGTCATCGAAATGAAGGGCGAGGACGGCAACACCAAAATCGAAATGGAATGTACCGACGACAAAGAGTCAGGGGAATGGAAAACCGATGACGGCAAGCGCATCATCAGGATTTGCAAATCCGAGATTATGGCTAGCGCGCTGACAGGCTTGAAAGCCGCGCGCGAAGCAATTGCCGATAATCCCGAGATGGCGCCTGATATGCGCGCAGAAGTGTTGAAAGCGCTGGATCAGAAAATCGGCAATTGGGGCAAGGAAGGCTAA
- the ypfJ gene encoding KPN_02809 family neutral zinc metallopeptidase, which yields MRLNRFDPNNVRVGTTGSGRRFPGGGGGKVGCGTIVVAIIAAVVFGVDPAQMLGGIENGAQQQGAPATGQQSAEQLCSSNEYALETCNALSSLNDTWAPIFKRANVRFEQPTLRFPASGRFNTGCGAGSTGMGPFYCPADETMYIDVGFYQTMERQLGAGGDFARYYVVAHEYGHHIQKLTGVAASLRSAQQQNPRAANQIQVLMELQADCYAGVWASKNRNLIEAGDLQEGMKAASAIGDDTLQKNAGQRVNPESFTHGTSAQRMQALGLGLKSGDDTECDRIVELR from the coding sequence ATGCGTTTAAACCGCTTTGATCCAAACAATGTTCGCGTAGGCACAACTGGCAGCGGTAGACGCTTTCCTGGTGGAGGTGGCGGCAAAGTTGGTTGCGGAACGATAGTGGTAGCCATTATTGCGGCAGTCGTATTTGGTGTCGATCCGGCGCAAATGCTCGGCGGTATCGAGAATGGCGCGCAGCAACAAGGCGCCCCAGCGACCGGACAGCAATCAGCAGAACAATTATGCTCGTCCAACGAATATGCACTGGAAACTTGCAACGCGCTTAGCTCGCTCAACGACACATGGGCACCGATTTTTAAACGGGCCAATGTTCGTTTTGAACAACCTACTTTGCGTTTTCCTGCAAGCGGCCGGTTCAACACTGGTTGCGGCGCTGGTTCAACCGGAATGGGTCCGTTCTACTGTCCTGCCGATGAAACGATGTATATCGACGTTGGTTTCTACCAAACGATGGAACGGCAGCTGGGTGCAGGCGGTGACTTCGCGCGCTACTATGTTGTCGCGCATGAATATGGGCACCACATTCAAAAACTGACAGGCGTTGCAGCGTCATTACGCAGCGCCCAGCAGCAGAACCCGCGCGCCGCCAATCAAATTCAGGTGCTTATGGAATTGCAGGCGGATTGCTACGCTGGCGTTTGGGCATCTAAAAACCGCAATCTGATCGAGGCGGGCGATCTGCAAGAAGGCATGAAAGCCGCCAGCGCGATTGGCGATGATACTTTGCAGAAGAATGCCGGTCAGCGGGTCAACCCTGAGAGCTTTACACATGGTACCAGCGCACAGCGGATGCAGGCGCTAGGTTTGGGATTGAAAAGCGGCGATGACACCGAATGTGACCGAATTGTCGAACTTCGGTAA
- a CDS encoding 3-hydroxybutyrate dehydrogenase, whose translation MFLSGKRALVTGSTSGIGLAIARAMAAEGAELVLSGFGEAAEITELCEELGAIHVAADLLTVDGCEKLMAQAGPVDILVNNAGMQHVAPVDEFPTDKWNMIIALNLTAAFHTSRLAIPHMKKTGWGRIINTASAHSKTASPFKSAYNASKHGIDGFTKTIALELAQTGVTANCISPGYVWTSLIEGQIPDTMAARGLSRDEVINDVLLAKQPTKKFVQPTEVGALAVFLCREEAGNVTGANWSIDGGWTAQ comes from the coding sequence ATGTTCCTATCCGGCAAACGCGCTTTGGTCACAGGCTCGACCTCGGGAATCGGTCTGGCCATTGCCAGGGCAATGGCTGCAGAGGGGGCTGAGCTGGTCCTGAGCGGTTTCGGCGAAGCAGCCGAAATAACAGAATTATGCGAGGAACTGGGAGCAATCCATGTCGCTGCTGATTTGCTGACGGTTGATGGTTGCGAGAAATTGATGGCTCAAGCGGGGCCGGTTGATATTCTGGTTAATAATGCCGGGATGCAGCATGTTGCGCCGGTTGATGAATTTCCAACCGACAAATGGAATATGATTATCGCGCTCAATCTTACTGCTGCGTTCCATACATCGCGCCTGGCAATTCCGCATATGAAGAAGACTGGTTGGGGCAGGATTATCAACACTGCCAGCGCACATTCGAAAACTGCGTCTCCTTTCAAAAGTGCATATAACGCCTCAAAGCACGGCATTGACGGTTTTACCAAGACTATCGCGCTGGAACTTGCGCAAACGGGCGTAACCGCCAATTGCATCAGCCCTGGATATGTTTGGACGTCACTGATCGAGGGGCAAATACCCGACACAATGGCGGCGCGCGGGCTTAGCCGGGACGAGGTTATCAATGATGTTTTGCTGGCTAAACAGCCGACCAAAAAGTTTGTTCAGCCTACAGAAGTTGGCGCTCTGGCAGTGTTCCTATGCCGCGAAGAGGCTGGCAATGTGACGGGGGCGAATTGGAGCATCGATGGCGGCTGGACCGCCCAGTAA
- a CDS encoding M28 family peptidase, whose product MRRKFWIAIVAFALSLSACNAARLDQPAPETLDDIEAELRQHVEILASDEFEGRRPGTDGERKTLRYLADTWEAAGLISGTNDPAHPWLAPVELAVRAPETATMKFRTGSRVRAVPDGQVKLFTSGRRALLADAPILFVGTQGSELEPSVLTGKVALMIWDHPARERQRTALLANGAAAVLAIVLESAEFDQLAGIREKGTYRLAGSEGGAQIDGFMSEQAAFAIFGVEQIRSLFGVVESPAFRPKLLNVTADMEVASAAGAVRTHNLIAKLPGANPDGEAVLLLAHWDHFGRCGRGQTTDLICSGAVDNASGLAVLSGIAKRLAAGPKLDRDVYFVATTAEEWGLLGAIAFTRDPPIPLDSIVAAFNIDTIGVAPRGSPVAIVGAGLTPLDAQIEAIAGQLGRDVIKDQFAAGFIQRQDGWILLQRDVPSLMVSSAFAQPELMGRYTKDRYHRPTDRVASVELGGAAEDMLLHIALVRHFASLPSQNGPAI is encoded by the coding sequence ATGAGGCGCAAATTTTGGATCGCAATTGTTGCGTTCGCGCTATCGCTTAGCGCCTGCAATGCTGCGCGCCTCGATCAGCCCGCACCTGAAACGCTTGATGATATCGAGGCGGAGCTGCGTCAGCATGTCGAAATTCTCGCTAGTGATGAATTTGAGGGCAGGCGCCCCGGTACCGACGGCGAACGTAAGACGTTGCGCTATCTGGCAGACACTTGGGAAGCGGCTGGCCTGATCTCTGGCACCAACGATCCCGCCCACCCATGGCTTGCTCCGGTAGAACTCGCGGTTCGCGCTCCAGAAACTGCGACAATGAAATTTCGCACAGGATCACGTGTACGCGCTGTTCCCGATGGCCAAGTCAAATTGTTCACATCGGGCAGACGAGCCTTGCTTGCCGATGCGCCGATACTTTTTGTGGGAACGCAGGGTTCAGAGCTGGAACCCTCGGTGCTGACAGGCAAAGTCGCGTTGATGATATGGGATCATCCGGCCCGCGAACGGCAGCGTACGGCGCTGCTTGCAAATGGTGCGGCGGCAGTGCTGGCAATTGTGCTGGAATCTGCGGAATTCGATCAATTGGCTGGAATCCGTGAGAAGGGTACATATCGGCTTGCCGGGAGCGAGGGCGGCGCGCAAATTGATGGCTTTATGAGCGAACAAGCCGCATTTGCGATTTTTGGGGTTGAACAGATTCGCTCTTTGTTTGGCGTAGTCGAAAGCCCTGCATTCCGTCCCAAATTGCTCAATGTAACCGCTGATATGGAAGTTGCATCGGCGGCTGGCGCGGTTCGTACGCACAATCTTATAGCCAAATTGCCTGGGGCGAACCCGGATGGCGAGGCTGTTCTTCTATTGGCGCATTGGGACCATTTTGGTCGTTGCGGCAGGGGTCAAACCACCGACCTAATTTGCAGCGGAGCAGTCGACAATGCGAGCGGCCTTGCTGTCTTGAGCGGAATTGCCAAACGGCTCGCGGCCGGGCCGAAGCTGGACCGCGATGTTTATTTCGTAGCAACCACGGCCGAGGAATGGGGATTGCTTGGCGCAATTGCATTCACCCGTGACCCGCCCATTCCGCTGGATAGCATTGTCGCCGCCTTCAATATCGACACGATCGGCGTCGCGCCGCGAGGCAGCCCGGTCGCGATTGTTGGCGCGGGATTAACGCCATTAGATGCGCAGATTGAAGCCATTGCGGGTCAATTGGGCCGCGATGTGATCAAGGATCAGTTTGCAGCCGGATTTATCCAGCGACAGGATGGATGGATTTTGCTCCAGCGCGATGTTCCCAGCCTCATGGTTTCGAGCGCTTTTGCACAGCCTGAACTGATGGGCCGCTACACCAAAGACCGCTACCACCGACCCACCGACCGGGTCGCGTCAGTAGAATTGGGCGGGGCGGCGGAAGACATGCTGCTCCACATCGCTTTGGTACGGCATTTTGCAAGCCTGCCCTCGCAAAACGGACCTGCGATTTAG
- the guaB gene encoding IMP dehydrogenase, translating into MDIPLGLTFDDVLLRPAESDILPSMADTSTQLTRTISLNIPVISAAMDTVTEADMAIVMAQMGGIGVLHRNLDIAEQCAAVRAVKRFESGMVVNPITIGPDATLGDAQALMTINRISGIPVADRDGKLCGMLTNRDVRFAENPKQPVRELMTTENLVTVPLGTGQEEARRLLHQRRIEKLIVVDDNYHCIGLITVKDIEKAVNYPHATKDGTGRLLVAAATTVGDKGFERTQALIDAECDVIMIDTAHGHNKDVARAVERAKKLSSTVQIVAGNVATAEATRSLIDAGADGVKVGIGPGSICTTRVVAGVGVPQLTAILESAEAAREAGVPIIADGGLRTSGDAAKALAAGASTIMIGSMLAGTEEAPGETFLYQGRSYKSYRGMGSVGAMARGSADRYFQADVSALKLVPEGIEGQVPYKGPAKDVVHQLVGGVKAAMGYTGSATIPDLRERAKFVRITGAGLSESHVHDVAITREAPNYPTR; encoded by the coding sequence ATGGATATTCCTCTCGGTCTTACATTCGACGACGTTTTGCTGCGTCCGGCCGAAAGCGACATTCTGCCGAGCATGGCGGATACGAGTACACAACTCACGCGCACTATCAGTCTAAATATTCCGGTTATCTCCGCCGCGATGGATACCGTCACCGAAGCGGATATGGCGATTGTCATGGCGCAGATGGGCGGAATTGGCGTGCTCCACCGTAACCTCGATATTGCCGAGCAATGCGCTGCAGTGCGCGCTGTGAAGCGTTTTGAAAGCGGCATGGTCGTCAATCCGATTACGATCGGTCCCGATGCGACTCTGGGCGACGCGCAGGCGCTGATGACCATAAACCGCATTAGCGGCATTCCTGTTGCGGACCGCGACGGCAAATTATGCGGCATGCTGACCAACCGCGATGTGCGTTTTGCGGAAAACCCCAAGCAGCCCGTACGCGAGCTGATGACCACTGAAAATCTCGTCACAGTGCCGCTTGGAACAGGGCAGGAGGAAGCGCGAAGATTGCTTCATCAACGCCGGATTGAAAAACTGATAGTAGTTGACGATAATTATCATTGCATTGGTTTGATCACCGTCAAAGATATTGAAAAGGCGGTGAATTATCCCCACGCGACCAAAGACGGCACTGGCCGCCTATTGGTAGCGGCGGCGACAACTGTCGGCGACAAGGGCTTTGAGCGGACCCAAGCGTTGATTGATGCAGAGTGCGATGTGATCATGATCGACACCGCGCATGGACATAATAAAGATGTCGCCAGGGCGGTTGAACGGGCTAAGAAATTGTCCAGCACAGTCCAGATCGTTGCGGGCAATGTGGCAACTGCTGAAGCAACTCGCTCGCTTATTGACGCAGGTGCAGATGGCGTCAAAGTCGGCATCGGGCCGGGATCAATTTGCACTACCCGCGTTGTCGCTGGTGTCGGCGTTCCGCAGCTAACAGCAATTCTTGAAAGCGCCGAGGCCGCGCGAGAGGCTGGCGTTCCGATCATCGCTGACGGCGGTTTGCGAACCTCTGGCGATGCCGCCAAAGCGCTCGCCGCTGGTGCTTCAACTATCATGATTGGTTCGATGCTTGCAGGCACCGAGGAAGCGCCCGGCGAGACATTCCTGTATCAAGGTCGCAGCTACAAAAGTTATCGCGGGATGGGCAGCGTCGGCGCAATGGCGCGCGGCAGTGCCGACCGCTACTTCCAGGCTGATGTCTCGGCGCTCAAACTTGTCCCCGAGGGTATCGAGGGCCAAGTGCCGTATAAAGGCCCGGCTAAGGACGTAGTTCATCAGCTGGTAGGCGGAGTTAAAGCAGCGATGGGTTACACCGGTTCTGCCACGATCCCCGATTTACGCGAGCGCGCCAAATTTGTCCGGATTACCGGCGCAGGCCTGAGCGAAAGCCATGTCCACGACGTTGCGATTACCCGCGAAGCCCCGAATTACCCCACGAGGTAA
- a CDS encoding RsmB/NOP family class I SAM-dependent RNA methyltransferase: MTPSARVQSAITILDQIIAAADRKGAPADRIIAEWARNNRYAGSKDRRAIRELIYGAIRACGPIPETGRAAMLRYAEVEPEVAQLFDGSNYGPPAIGTKEIPALGGVAAPWVVKRLSGSWVSGDEAEALLDRAPLDLRVNTLKAGRENLDLELEGEVLIAPNGLRYPSGTQVEQWPAFVDGRIEVQDHGSQWACTAVGAKPGETVIDICAGAGGKTLALAAAMENNGVLIASDTDRGRLSRIRPRAEKAGAGMIERILLDPGKELSALDAYKGKADAVLVDAPCSGTGTWRRNPEARWRLDKSELLRFAEIQSRLLRIAAALVKPGGRIIYVTCSLFNEEGADRIAAFLASNKQWQATPLNLPIGRPHGAEGAQGTRLTPFHDGTDGFFIAQLTYTQ; the protein is encoded by the coding sequence ATGACCCCTTCAGCGCGCGTTCAATCGGCAATAACAATTCTCGACCAGATCATCGCAGCAGCAGACCGCAAAGGCGCGCCTGCCGACCGGATTATTGCCGAATGGGCGCGCAATAACCGCTATGCCGGTTCGAAAGATCGCCGCGCTATTCGCGAACTTATCTACGGAGCAATTCGCGCGTGCGGACCGATTCCGGAAACGGGCCGCGCTGCGATGTTGCGTTATGCCGAGGTTGAACCCGAAGTGGCGCAGTTATTCGACGGATCCAATTACGGGCCGCCAGCCATCGGAACAAAGGAAATTCCCGCGCTTGGCGGCGTTGCAGCGCCATGGGTGGTGAAGCGGCTGTCCGGCTCCTGGGTTTCGGGAGATGAAGCCGAGGCTCTGCTCGACCGCGCCCCTCTCGATCTTCGCGTCAACACGCTTAAGGCGGGCCGCGAGAATCTTGACCTAGAGCTAGAGGGCGAAGTGCTAATCGCGCCGAACGGTCTGCGATATCCCTCGGGCACGCAGGTTGAACAATGGCCTGCATTTGTTGATGGCCGGATCGAGGTGCAGGACCATGGCAGCCAATGGGCGTGCACTGCGGTTGGTGCAAAGCCAGGTGAGACCGTGATCGATATATGCGCCGGTGCAGGGGGCAAGACGCTCGCCTTGGCTGCGGCGATGGAAAATAACGGCGTTTTGATCGCTAGTGATACTGACCGTGGCCGTCTGTCACGCATCCGCCCGCGCGCTGAAAAGGCGGGGGCTGGCATGATTGAACGGATATTGCTCGACCCGGGCAAAGAACTGTCCGCGCTTGATGCGTATAAGGGAAAGGCCGATGCGGTGCTGGTGGATGCGCCATGCTCGGGCACTGGAACTTGGCGCCGCAATCCCGAGGCGCGTTGGCGGCTTGATAAATCCGAATTGTTGCGCTTTGCCGAAATTCAAAGCCGCTTGCTTCGTATCGCGGCCGCTTTGGTGAAGCCGGGCGGACGGATAATCTACGTCACATGCTCGCTGTTTAACGAAGAAGGCGCGGACCGGATTGCCGCGTTTTTGGCGAGCAACAAGCAATGGCAAGCCACTCCGCTCAATTTACCGATTGGCCGTCCGCACGGGGCAGAAGGTGCACAGGGAACGCGTTTGACTCCGTTCCATGACGGCACGGACGGATTTTTTATCGCGCAGTTGACTTACACCCAATAG
- a CDS encoding tetratricopeptide repeat protein, whose product MIAMAISLLVGTMLPAAGLAQNAETEKAASHDETAAKAMFKWANGRELVSKPSFDWIFHISQYEPDIWEYVSQSPDLNDAYELGLRYEYGEKGVEQDYKKAFEYYDIATTELWGHAPSLLRIGLMYEKGRGMEQQIDSAVASYDAAAQLGNVTAQSKLGFMYAVGPYGTIPDMLQNTAEALCLYRMAARQKHAPAQSDLGFLYYSGLGVKKDNWRAYIWWSLASAQGEQLAQAGLTNVQSEMTPEEITSAKGFVNKWPILLNDFSTYGHCTAD is encoded by the coding sequence ATGATAGCCATGGCCATTAGTTTACTTGTTGGAACCATGCTTCCGGCTGCAGGTTTGGCTCAGAATGCAGAAACAGAAAAAGCGGCTAGTCATGATGAAACTGCGGCAAAGGCAATGTTCAAATGGGCAAATGGTAGGGAATTAGTCTCCAAGCCCTCCTTCGATTGGATATTCCATATTTCCCAGTATGAACCGGACATTTGGGAATATGTTTCGCAATCTCCAGATTTAAATGATGCCTACGAATTGGGCCTCAGATATGAATACGGTGAAAAAGGCGTAGAACAGGATTATAAGAAAGCATTCGAGTATTACGATATCGCCACAACAGAACTTTGGGGGCATGCTCCCTCGCTACTGAGAATCGGCTTAATGTATGAAAAGGGCAGGGGGATGGAGCAGCAGATTGACTCAGCTGTGGCCAGCTATGACGCAGCAGCACAGCTAGGGAATGTCACCGCTCAATCCAAACTCGGCTTTATGTATGCAGTTGGCCCATATGGCACTATTCCGGACATGCTGCAGAATACTGCCGAGGCGTTGTGCTTGTATCGAATGGCAGCAAGACAAAAACATGCACCCGCTCAATCCGATCTTGGCTTCCTATATTATAGCGGGCTGGGTGTGAAAAAGGACAACTGGCGAGCCTACATATGGTGGAGCCTTGCTTCAGCACAGGGCGAACAATTAGCTCAAGCGGGCTTAACCAATGTTCAGAGCGAAATGACTCCAGAGGAAATCACAAGTGCCAAAGGCTTTGTGAATAAATGGCCGATTTTATTGAATGATTTCAGCACCTATGGGCATTGTACAGCAGACTAG
- a CDS encoding RNA pyrophosphohydrolase — protein sequence MSELSGTLGYRSCVGVMLVNAAGKVFVGKRIDSRETMGTEDMWWQMPQGGVDAGEDLEAAAFRELAEETGVPPVNATIIARTKEPVRYDLPEELIGKLWKGKYRGQEQVWFLMRFSGDDSDVDLNAHDPAEFDEWQWVDAQQLPDLIVPFKKYVYRTVLEEFRALI from the coding sequence ATGAGTGAATTGAGTGGCACGCTGGGTTACCGATCATGCGTGGGCGTGATGCTGGTTAATGCCGCAGGTAAAGTGTTCGTCGGCAAGCGGATCGACAGCCGCGAAACGATGGGCACAGAGGATATGTGGTGGCAAATGCCGCAAGGCGGCGTCGATGCTGGCGAAGACCTCGAAGCCGCCGCATTTCGCGAATTGGCGGAGGAAACCGGTGTGCCACCTGTCAATGCAACGATCATCGCCCGAACCAAGGAACCTGTCCGCTACGACCTACCCGAAGAACTGATCGGCAAATTGTGGAAAGGCAAATATCGCGGGCAGGAGCAAGTATGGTTCCTGATGCGCTTTTCCGGCGACGATTCCGATGTCGACCTAAACGCGCACGATCCAGCCGAATTCGACGAATGGCAATGGGTCGATGCGCAGCAACTGCCAGACCTGATCGTTCCGTTTAAGAAATACGTCTACCGCACTGTTCTGGAAGAGTTTCGTGCGCTGATTTGA